Within Telopea speciosissima isolate NSW1024214 ecotype Mountain lineage chromosome 8, Tspe_v1, whole genome shotgun sequence, the genomic segment AGGACTTTTGGTGCAATGGCGAGCAGCGATGTGCTTCCACAGGTTTCTGTACCGGAGATGAATGAGTTCTCTGATCCTTCATCACCGGATTCTCAAGAATTACATGTTCTTGCCGTTGACGATAGCCTTGTCGATCGAAAAGTTATCGAACGGTTGCTCAAGATCTCCTCTTGTAAAGGTCGATTCCCAATTCTGGTTACTTAATTAGACTACTCCTcctgtctctctctcactctcatttttcttcttcaacatcttcATTTGTTGTTCTCTGAACCAATGTGGTGGAATTTCTTCAGTGACGACTGTAGATAGTGGAACGagagctcttcaatttcttggaTTGgatggggagaagaagaactcTGAGGGATTCAATGTAAGAGAAGTTTCACTGAACATAatgttcaattttgattgatttacAAATTTTCTTACGTCTTCTGTGACTTGTTTTTCAGGGTTTGAAGGTCAATATGATAATAACGGATTACAGTATGCCTGGAATGAACGGATATGAGTTACTGAAGAAAATCAAGGTTCGATTTTTCTCTCAAGATTTCCTCACATTTCTGATCTCTGAGATGCAAAAATTTCATTTCGTTTCTGAttttatttcgacatattttccaAATAGGAATCTTCGACTTTCAGAGAAATTCCAGTGGTGATTATGTCGTCGGAAAACGTCTTACCTCGAATCGACAGGTGTTTGGAGGAAGGAGCAGAGGAATTTATTGTGAAACCTGTAAAGCTTTCTGACGT encodes:
- the LOC122672791 gene encoding two-component response regulator ARR5-like; translation: MASSDVLPQVSVPEMNEFSDPSSPDSQELHVLAVDDSLVDRKVIERLLKISSCKVTTVDSGTRALQFLGLDGEKKNSEGFNVREGLKVNMIITDYSMPGMNGYELLKKIKESSTFREIPVVIMSSENVLPRIDRCLEEGAEEFIVKPVKLSDVKRLKDRVGGGGEADGRWIQHSKRRKLQDATTTDLSSLSSSPSVASTPLASSTNTRSSSDMETITGEHHLTEHNKNFKEMKIND